From a region of the Pseudoxanthobacter soli DSM 19599 genome:
- the pstB gene encoding phosphate ABC transporter ATP-binding protein PstB, whose product MNDRPTNIAAIDATTAAGQREKVSIRNLSFFYGETKALKSINLPLYDRTVTAFIGPSGCGKSTLLRILNRIYELYPKQHAEGEVLLDGENVLDPRQDLNLLRAKIGMVFQKPTPFPMTIWDNIAFGIRLYERLPQSELEGRIEYALRKAALWDEVKDKLHKSGMGLSGGQQQRLCIARSVAVKPEVILFDEPCSALDPISTGKIEELIDELKVDYTIAIVTHNMQQAARVSKYTAFMYLGELIEFNLTDKIFTAPTHKKTEEYITGRFG is encoded by the coding sequence ATGAACGATCGACCGACCAACATCGCCGCGATCGACGCCACTACCGCTGCGGGGCAGCGCGAAAAGGTCTCGATCCGCAACCTGTCGTTCTTCTACGGCGAGACCAAGGCCCTGAAGAGCATCAACCTGCCGCTCTACGACCGCACGGTCACGGCCTTCATCGGCCCGTCGGGCTGCGGCAAGTCCACGCTGCTGCGCATCCTGAACCGCATCTACGAACTCTACCCGAAGCAGCACGCCGAGGGCGAGGTGCTGCTGGACGGGGAGAACGTGCTCGACCCACGCCAGGACCTGAACCTCCTGCGCGCCAAGATCGGCATGGTGTTCCAGAAGCCGACGCCGTTCCCGATGACGATCTGGGACAACATCGCGTTCGGCATCCGTCTCTACGAGCGCCTGCCCCAGTCGGAGCTCGAAGGCCGCATCGAATATGCGCTGCGCAAGGCGGCGCTGTGGGACGAGGTGAAGGACAAGCTGCACAAGAGCGGCATGGGCCTTTCCGGCGGCCAGCAGCAGCGCCTCTGCATTGCCCGCTCGGTCGCGGTGAAGCCCGAGGTGATCCTGTTCGACGAGCCGTGCTCGGCGCTCGACCCGATCTCCACCGGCAAGATCGAGGAACTGATCGACGAACTGAAGGTCGACTACACCATCGCGATCGTGACGCACAACATGCAGCAGGCCGCGCGCGTCTCGAAATACACCGCCTTCATGTATCTCGGTGAACTGATCGAGTTCAATCTGACCGACAAGATCTTCACGGCGCCGACGCACAAGAAGACCGAGGAATACATCACCGGCCGCTTCGGCTGA
- the pstC gene encoding phosphate ABC transporter permease subunit PstC, with protein MAEMTVLNHAGSGPTTGTLKRFATTDATFRALTLAAAVLVLAVMGGVLVALVLGSWPAWKAFGASFVTTEVWNPVSEQFGALGPIYGTLVTSAIAMLIAVPVGIGIAIFLTEICPRPLRRPIAIAIELLAGIPSIIYGIWGLFVFAPFMQHWVQPALIATFADVPLLRDLFAGPPYGIGVFTASLILAIMVLPFISSITRDVFETVPPMLKESAYGLGCTTWEVIMKVVLPFTRVGVIGGVMLALGRALGETMAVTFVIGNAHRISASILAPGTTISATIANEFTEADGELYTASLLALGLILFVITLIVLAAARYMLLRIEKRLG; from the coding sequence ATGGCTGAAATGACTGTCCTCAATCACGCGGGTTCCGGCCCGACCACAGGTACGCTCAAGCGGTTTGCGACGACGGACGCCACCTTCCGCGCGCTGACGCTGGCTGCGGCGGTTCTCGTGCTCGCGGTGATGGGCGGCGTGCTCGTCGCGCTCGTGCTCGGCTCCTGGCCGGCGTGGAAGGCCTTCGGTGCCTCCTTCGTCACGACGGAGGTCTGGAACCCGGTTTCGGAGCAGTTCGGTGCGCTCGGCCCGATCTACGGCACGCTCGTCACCTCCGCCATCGCGATGCTCATCGCGGTTCCGGTGGGCATCGGCATCGCCATCTTCCTCACCGAGATCTGCCCGCGGCCGCTGCGCCGGCCGATCGCGATCGCCATCGAGCTTCTCGCCGGCATCCCCTCGATCATCTACGGCATCTGGGGTCTGTTCGTGTTCGCGCCGTTCATGCAGCACTGGGTCCAGCCGGCGCTGATCGCGACGTTCGCCGACGTGCCGCTGCTGCGCGACCTGTTCGCCGGCCCGCCCTACGGCATCGGTGTCTTCACCGCCTCGCTGATCCTGGCGATCATGGTGCTGCCCTTCATCTCCTCGATCACCCGCGACGTGTTCGAGACCGTGCCGCCGATGCTCAAGGAATCGGCCTACGGCCTCGGCTGCACGACCTGGGAAGTGATCATGAAGGTGGTGCTGCCCTTCACCCGCGTCGGCGTGATCGGCGGCGTGATGCTGGCGCTCGGCCGTGCCCTCGGCGAGACCATGGCCGTGACCTTCGTCATCGGCAACGCCCACCGCATCTCGGCCTCGATCCTGGCGCCGGGCACGACCATCTCGGCGACCATCGCCAACGAATTCACCGAAGCGGACGGCGAACTCTACACCGCCTCGCTGCTCGCCCTCGGTCTCATCCTGTTCGTGATCACGCTGATCGTCCTCGCCGCGGCCCGCTACATGCTGCTGCGGATCGAGAAGCGGCTCGGCTGA
- the pstA gene encoding phosphate ABC transporter permease PstA codes for MYARRKLRNAIFMSLSAAAAGIGLVWLVMILAGLLIEGFSGLGLSVFTEMTPPPGSEGGLLNAIVGSLVMSVIAVIVGTPIGILAGTYLAEYGRHSRLATVVRFINDILLSAPSIVIGLFIYEIMVAPMGHFSAIAGSMALAVIVVPVVVRTTENMLILVPNQLREAASALGAPQWFVISKVAYKAAKAGIVTGVLLAVARISGETAPLLFTALGNQFWSTDLNAPMASLPQVIFQFALSPYEDWQRLAWTGALIITFAVLALSILARSLTNSRTDR; via the coding sequence ATGTATGCCCGCAGAAAGCTCCGCAACGCGATCTTCATGAGTCTCTCGGCTGCCGCGGCCGGCATCGGCCTCGTCTGGCTGGTGATGATCCTCGCCGGTCTCCTGATCGAAGGCTTCAGCGGCCTCGGCCTTTCGGTGTTCACCGAGATGACGCCGCCGCCCGGCAGCGAAGGCGGCCTGCTCAATGCCATCGTCGGCAGCCTGGTGATGTCGGTGATCGCCGTCATCGTCGGGACGCCGATCGGCATTCTGGCCGGCACCTATCTCGCCGAATACGGCCGGCACTCGCGGCTGGCGACGGTGGTGCGCTTCATCAACGACATCCTGCTGTCGGCGCCCTCCATCGTGATCGGCCTGTTCATCTACGAGATCATGGTCGCGCCGATGGGCCACTTCTCCGCGATCGCCGGTTCCATGGCGCTCGCGGTGATCGTGGTCCCGGTCGTGGTGCGCACCACCGAGAACATGCTCATCCTGGTGCCGAACCAGCTGCGCGAGGCGGCCTCCGCGCTCGGCGCGCCGCAGTGGTTCGTCATCTCCAAGGTGGCCTACAAGGCGGCGAAGGCCGGCATCGTCACCGGCGTCCTGCTCGCCGTCGCGCGCATCTCCGGCGAAACGGCGCCGCTGCTGTTCACCGCCCTCGGCAACCAGTTCTGGTCGACCGACCTGAACGCGCCGATGGCCAGCCTGCCGCAAGTCATCTTCCAGTTCGCTCTCAGTCCCTATGAGGACTGGCAGCGCCTCGCTTGGACCGGTGCCCTCATCATCACCTTCGCAGTGCTCGCGCTCAGCATTCTGGCCCGTTCGCTGACCAATTCCAGGACCGACCGATGA